In Bacillus sp. DX3.1, the following proteins share a genomic window:
- the purM gene encoding phosphoribosylformylglycinamidine cyclo-ligase, whose product MANAYKQAGVDIEAGYEAVSRMKKHVQTTMRKEVLGGLGGFGGMFDLSKFALKEPVLVSGTDGVGTKLMLAFMMDRHDTIGIDAVAMCVNDIVVQGAEPLFFLDYIACGKAEPSKIENIVKGISEGCRQAGCALIGGETAEMPGMYSQEEYDLAGFTVGIVDKKKIVTGGSIEAGHVLIGLASSGIHSNGYSLVRKVLLEDGQLSLDSIHGRLELPLGEELLKPTKIYVKPILELLKKFEVYGMAHITGGGFIENIPRMLPEGIGAEIELGSWGIQPIFSLLQEVGQLEEQEMFNIFNMGIGMVVAVKEEDAQSAIKLLEEQGEKAHIIGKTVQGSGVTFHGGAGL is encoded by the coding sequence ATGGCGAATGCATATAAGCAAGCAGGAGTAGATATTGAAGCTGGATATGAAGCGGTATCTCGCATGAAAAAACACGTGCAAACAACAATGAGAAAAGAAGTACTAGGCGGTCTAGGCGGTTTTGGAGGTATGTTTGATCTATCAAAATTTGCACTTAAAGAGCCGGTACTAGTATCTGGAACAGACGGCGTGGGAACAAAATTGATGCTCGCTTTTATGATGGATCGACATGACACAATTGGCATTGATGCAGTTGCAATGTGTGTGAATGATATTGTTGTCCAAGGAGCAGAACCGCTTTTCTTCCTTGACTATATTGCTTGTGGTAAAGCAGAACCTAGTAAAATTGAAAACATCGTCAAAGGAATATCAGAAGGATGTCGTCAAGCTGGCTGTGCACTAATTGGTGGAGAAACAGCAGAGATGCCAGGCATGTATTCACAAGAAGAATATGATTTAGCTGGTTTTACAGTTGGTATTGTTGATAAAAAGAAGATTGTTACAGGTGGATCTATTGAAGCGGGTCATGTATTAATCGGATTAGCATCTAGCGGTATTCATAGTAATGGTTATTCTCTAGTACGAAAAGTGTTGTTAGAAGATGGACAGCTTTCTTTAGATAGTATACATGGTCGTTTGGAGCTACCTCTTGGTGAAGAGTTATTAAAACCAACGAAAATTTATGTCAAACCTATTTTAGAACTATTGAAGAAATTTGAAGTGTACGGCATGGCACATATTACTGGCGGCGGTTTTATTGAAAATATTCCACGCATGTTGCCAGAAGGAATTGGGGCAGAGATTGAGCTAGGTTCTTGGGGAATTCAGCCGATTTTCAGCTTACTTCAAGAGGTTGGACAGCTAGAAGAACAAGAAATGTTCAATATTTTTAACATGGGTATTGGTATGGTAGTAGCAGTGAAGGAAGAAGATGCACAATCTGCGATTAAACTTCTAGAAGAACAAGGAGAAAAAGCGCATATCATCGGAAAAACTGTACAAGGATCAGGTGTTACATTTCATGGAGGAGCTGGACTATGA
- the purH gene encoding bifunctional phosphoribosylaminoimidazolecarboxamide formyltransferase/IMP cyclohydrolase has product MKKRALVSVSNKAGIVEFVKGLLEQGIEVISTGGTKKLLEENGLQVIGISEVTGFPEIMDGRVKTLHPNIHGGLLAVRDNDTHVAQMNELGIQPIDFVVVNLYPFKETITKPDVTFADAIENIDIGGPTMIRSAAKNHKFVSVIVDPVDYDVVLAELKEHGEVAVETKRKLAAKVFRHTAAYDALISNYLTEQMGEESPETLTVTFEKKQDLRYGENPHQKATFYKAPFAATSSVAYAEQLHGKELSYNNINDADAALSIVKEFTEPAVVAVKHMNPCGVGVGADIHEAYTRAYEADPVSIFGGIIAANREIDKATAEKLHEIFLEIIIAPSFSKEALEVLKSKKNLRLLTVNIEKAVSASKKLTSVQGGLLVQEEDTLSLDEDTITIPTKREPTEQEWDDLKLAWKVVKHVKSNAIVLTKDNMTVGVGAGQMNRVGSAKIAITQAGDKAQGSALASDAFFPMPDTVEEAAKAGVTAIIQPGGSIRDEDSIKKADEFGIAMVFTGVRHFKH; this is encoded by the coding sequence ATGAAAAAGCGTGCATTAGTAAGTGTTTCAAATAAAGCTGGAATTGTAGAATTTGTAAAAGGGTTACTTGAGCAAGGAATTGAAGTTATTTCAACAGGCGGAACGAAAAAATTATTAGAAGAAAATGGTTTACAGGTCATTGGAATTTCTGAAGTAACAGGTTTCCCGGAAATTATGGATGGCCGTGTAAAAACATTACATCCAAACATTCATGGTGGCCTGCTTGCAGTACGTGATAATGATACACATGTAGCGCAAATGAATGAATTAGGTATTCAGCCAATCGATTTTGTTGTTGTAAACTTATATCCATTTAAAGAAACGATTACGAAGCCAGACGTGACGTTTGCAGATGCAATTGAAAACATTGATATCGGCGGCCCAACAATGATCCGTTCCGCTGCAAAAAACCATAAATTCGTATCAGTTATTGTTGATCCAGTAGACTATGATGTTGTATTAGCTGAGTTAAAAGAACATGGTGAAGTTGCAGTTGAAACAAAACGTAAATTAGCAGCAAAAGTATTCCGTCATACAGCAGCATATGATGCATTAATCTCAAACTACTTAACAGAACAAATGGGAGAAGAAAGCCCAGAAACACTGACGGTTACGTTTGAGAAAAAACAAGATTTACGTTACGGCGAAAATCCACATCAAAAAGCAACATTTTATAAAGCGCCGTTTGCAGCAACTTCTTCTGTTGCATATGCAGAACAATTACATGGAAAAGAGTTATCTTACAATAATATTAACGATGCAGATGCAGCGCTTAGCATTGTCAAAGAATTTACAGAACCAGCAGTTGTAGCAGTGAAACATATGAATCCATGCGGCGTTGGTGTTGGTGCTGATATTCATGAAGCATATACACGTGCTTATGAAGCTGATCCAGTATCAATCTTTGGCGGTATCATTGCGGCCAATCGTGAAATTGATAAAGCAACAGCAGAAAAGCTACATGAAATTTTCTTAGAAATCATCATTGCACCTTCCTTCTCAAAAGAAGCGTTAGAAGTGTTGAAAAGTAAGAAAAACTTACGTCTTTTAACTGTAAATATTGAAAAAGCAGTATCAGCAAGTAAAAAGCTAACTTCTGTACAAGGTGGTCTCCTTGTTCAAGAAGAAGATACATTATCATTAGATGAAGATACAATCACGATTCCAACAAAACGTGAACCAACAGAGCAAGAATGGGACGATTTAAAATTAGCTTGGAAAGTTGTAAAACACGTGAAATCGAACGCAATTGTATTAACGAAAGATAATATGACAGTTGGTGTTGGTGCAGGGCAAATGAACCGTGTTGGCTCTGCGAAAATTGCAATTACACAAGCTGGCGACAAAGCACAAGGAAGTGCACTTGCATCTGATGCATTTTTCCCAATGCCAGATACGGTGGAAGAAGCAGCAAAAGCAGGTGTAACAGCGATTATTCAACCAGGTGGATCGATTCGCGACGAAGATTCTATTAAAAAAGCAGACGAGTTTGGCATTGCGATGGTGTTCACTGGCGTACGTCATTTCAAACATTAA
- the purN gene encoding phosphoribosylglycinamide formyltransferase, with product MSRLAVFASGSGSNFQALINAVEEKRLDADISLLVCDQPEARVVGRAHYHHVPCFAFSPKKYESKEVFEQEILKKLQEYEIDCIILAGYMRLIGPTLLEAYGGKIINIHPSLLPSFPGKDAVGQALEAGVKVTGVTIHYVDAGMDTGPIIAQESVTVSETDTRESLQKKIQSVEHRLYVDTVNEIVQSMEKPTVK from the coding sequence ATGAGTAGATTGGCAGTCTTTGCTTCTGGAAGCGGTTCTAACTTTCAAGCGCTGATTAATGCAGTGGAAGAAAAAAGACTAGATGCTGATATCAGTTTACTAGTATGTGATCAGCCTGAGGCACGTGTTGTTGGACGAGCGCATTATCATCATGTTCCTTGCTTTGCTTTCTCACCGAAAAAATATGAGTCAAAAGAAGTATTTGAACAAGAGATATTAAAGAAATTACAAGAATATGAGATTGATTGTATCATTTTAGCTGGTTATATGCGTCTAATTGGTCCGACTTTACTGGAGGCATACGGTGGAAAAATCATCAACATTCATCCGTCATTATTACCGAGTTTTCCAGGGAAAGATGCTGTCGGTCAAGCGCTAGAAGCAGGTGTGAAAGTAACAGGAGTGACTATTCATTACGTGGATGCAGGTATGGATACAGGACCAATTATTGCACAAGAATCCGTAACTGTTTCTGAAACGGATACAAGAGAGAGTTTACAAAAGAAGATTCAAAGCGTTGAGCATAGATTGTACGTAGATACGGTGAACGAAATCGTTCAATCTATGGAAAAGCCGACTGTTAAATAA